The Salvia miltiorrhiza cultivar Shanhuang (shh) chromosome 2, IMPLAD_Smil_shh, whole genome shotgun sequence DNA window AaagcaaaaatataaaaaaataaattaaaaacaaaaagacAATTATTAACCAAAAATCTTTGCTGCCATTATTAAGAAATCGACCCTTTGGCGTTGAGATGAGTAATGTGATGTGCGTAGGAAAAACACAAAATGGTGTGTGGAATTGTGCACGAGTTTCACGTTCTCCTCGATGTGACAACAGTCCACACAAAACAGAGATGTCATGAATGTAGCCTTATATAAGGAAATGATTTTGCAGTTTTATAATAGAATCACACCCTCCAATTTGTAGCCATGGAGATAAAATTTCACTGCATTTTTGCATATGCATTCCTAATTTCCATATCCTTCCAAATGCTTTCTTGTGTAGCCAAACAACCTACAAGCCTTGCAACTGATCAAACTGCCCTTCTTTCACTCAAACAACACATCATCTCCGACCCTTCTCGCATACTTGCAACGAATTGGACCAACTCGAGCTCCGTCTGCAGCTGGATTGGCGTCACTTGCAGCTTGCGCCACCAAAGAGTAGCTGCCTTGAATCTCTCCAACATGGCTCTCTCCGGCACCATTCCACCACAGCTCGGACACCTCTCCTTTCTCATCTACCTCAACCTCAAAAGCAATCTTTTTCATGGAGATTTGCCTCAAGAGCTGTCTCTCCTTCGCCGTTTGAAGTTCATATCTCTCCGACTCAACAACTTCACCGGAGACATCCCTCCGATGTTTGGTCAGTTACCAAAATTAGAGTACTTGAATTTACGCAACAACAGCTTCACAGGTTCCATCCCAAAATCACTCTCAAACCTAACAAACCTACAATTTCTTTCCTTATCTTCCAATTCtttaagtggagaaattccaaaaGAGTTTGCGAGACTTCAAAGTCTAAAAAATCTGTATGTTGAATTCAATCGTCTCTCCGGTGCTATACCATCAGCCATATTCAACATATCGAGCTTGGTGGCTATAGATTTGACAGGCAATGAATTGAGTGGAAGTCTACCAACAGACATGTGCAGTAAACTTCCATCTCTTACTGGGATTCATTTGTCTAAAAATCAGCTGAGTGGTGCGATTCCCACAAATGTATCCCAATGTTCACGACTTGAGGTTTTGAGCCTTTCTTTCAACTCTTTTAGTGGGCAGATACCTTCACAAATCGGCTACTTAACATCTCTTCAGATTTTATATCTCGGTACTAACAATTTGAACGGTATGAGTTAAAGTTCTTATCACATAAATTTGTGTAAATGAGATTAGTTTGATGACACTTTTTTGGCAGGAATACTACCACATGAGATTGGCAATCTTCAGAGTCTGGTTGCAATTGCTGCTGAACAGAATGAGATTGGGGGCTCAATTGATTTCAGTATTTTCATGAATATGTCTTCTCTGCAAATCTTAGCACTATGGCGCAACAAATTCACGGGGAACCTTACAAGGGACGTCGGGAATATTACCATGCTAACCAGCTTGGAACTCCAAGAAAACTACTTAACAGGTACTGTACGACTTAGTAAGTCAAAACAACGAGTGCATGTAAATTATGCATCTTGAGCTTGTCCACAATTACCTGTTTTATTATACAAACATGATTACTCGTATCTGCCTATATTTTAGCTACagttttgaaataataaaaccTTAATTTGTCCCAAATCTCAATCTTTTGCAGGGCTTATTCCCTCTGAAATTGGCCAACTTTACCAACTGGACAGTTTAGATTTAGATTTTAACAGATTGAGTGGTTCGATTCCACATGagctctttaacatttcaactctTCAGATTCTTTCAGTTGTTGAAAATGCTCTGTCAGGGGTTCTTCCAACCCATTTATGCCATGCTTCTCCCTTTCTTCAAAGATTGTATCTTGGGGGAAATTCCATGAGTGGAGCAATACCCAACTCTATCTCTAACTGTTCTCAACTCACAATGCTATCACTTCGTAACAACAAATTCAGTGGTTATATACCTACTCATCTTGGCAACCTAAGACTTCTCCAAAAACTTGAACTGGGCAGCAACAATCTGACCCAGGCACCGTCTTCTTCCTTCATTACTTCGTTGTCAAATTGCAGGTTTCTAACTCGGTTGGAATTTGGTGATAATCCTCTATATGGCATCATTCCTACTTCTGTTGGGAATTTATCTTCATCACTTCGAGAATTCCTTGCCTTCAGCTGCAAATTCAGTGGCAGCATTCCTGTTGTAATAGGCAATCTAAGCAATTTGATTATATTGGATTTAACTATCAATGAGTTATCTGGTAATATTCCACTAACTATCAGACATTTGCATGAACTCCAAGGATTATATATGTTTGATAACTTGTTGGGAGGCTCCATTCCACATGCTGTCTGCGATCTATTCAGCCTCGATACTCTATCTATAAGCCGGAATCAATTTTCTGGTTCGATTCCTAAATGTTTGGGAGATGTCTCTTCTTTGAGAAATATTTTTCTAGACTCCAACATTTTGAATTCAAGCTTACCGCCAAGCTTATGGGGCCTAAAAGATTTGATCAATCTAGATCTGTCCTCGAATTCATTGAATGGGTGTTTACCTCAAGAGATAAGTAACTTAGGAGCAGCAATCTACATAAACCTATCGATGAATCAGTTGTCAGATTCTATTCCTAGCGCTATTGGGAAGTTGCAGAATTTGGTTGATTTGTCTTTGGCAAATAATAGACTAGAAGGTTCTATTCCCGTGTCTATGAAAAGCATGATCAGTTTGGTAACTCTTGACTTATCCTACAACAACCTCTCTGGTTCAATTCCAAAATCTTTAGAAGCACTTCAACACCTTGACTACTTTAATGTTTCTTTCAATAatttaagtggagaaattcctaatGGTGgttcttttagaaacttcactaCGGATTCTTTTACGGGTAATGAGGCATTGTGTGGAATCCCGAGGTTCCATGTCCGGATTTGCCCTGCAATTTCGAATCACAAATCAAAGAGGAAGAAGGTGGAACGAGCTTCATTTATTGTTTTTGGGATTGTGGCTTTTATCTCACTTTTTTCATTGGCCTTTATAGTTGTCAGATACCAAAGGAAAGATAAGACAACTAAAGAAGTTGATGAGATGATATCCATTGTGCCGGAAAGAATCTCTTATTATGAGCTGCTGCAGGCAACTGAACAATTTAGTGAAAGCAATTTACTTGGCACTGGGAGTTCTTGCTCTGTTTTTAAAGGAATTCTAAATAATGGGAAGGATATTGCTATCAAGGTGTTTAATATGCAGTTAGAAGGTATTTCAAGAAGATTTGATGTCGAATGTGAGATACTGCGTAGCATTCGACACAGAAATCTGACCAGTGTCATAAGCAGTTGCTCCAATGAAGAGTTCAAGGCATTAGTGCTTGAATATATGCCAAAGGGAAACCTTGAAAAATGGTTATATTCTCACAACTATTGCTTGAATCTGATGgaaagattgaatataatgattGATGTTGCATCTGCTTTGGAGTATCTTCACCATGGTTATTCAACACCCATTGTCCACAGCGACTTGAAGCCTAGTAATGTGTTGTTAGATGAAGACATGGTAGCTCATGTAAGCGATTTTGGCATAGCAAAGTTGTTATGTGATGGAGATAGCTTTGTGTTAACGAACACGCTAGCAACATTGGGTTACATCGCTCCAGGTACAGTTTCTTTacatatattgatttatttattgattGCATTTCACTTTAAATCAATGAAATTGTGTTTTCCTCACTATATATTATGcatcatgattttttttgtcCCAGAGTATGGTTCGGAAGGGCTAGTTTCGACAAGGTGTGATGTGTATAGCTACGGAGTGATGCTAATTGAAACTTTTACGAGAAAAAGGCCCAGTGATGATATGTTTTGCGGAGATATGAGTTTAAAGAGATGGGTAGAACTCTCACTTATGGAGATCGTGGATGAAGTGATGGATGCCAACTTAGTCATGaatttggaggaagaaatgaTTGGCAAGAATATGCAGTGCGTATCATCCATACTTGAATTGGCTTTGAAATGCTCTGCGGACTCTCCCGGGGATAGAATCAACATGAAACAAGCACATGCAGAGTTGCAGAAAATCAAACATCGATTTTCCCAATGAGATTCAAGTAAACTATTTCAaagttctattttatttctaagATAATATTGTTCTATTACCATTTTAGATGTTAACAATTAGTTCCCCAAATACTCCAAGAATTCACCAAGCCCACCTTATCACTCCAATCACCAATTTCGCTCCCAaaggggatcgaacccgggtctcatcacttaagtgaggacccggtggccaggtgAGCTAAGCCCCCCGGTGGCCAAATTCAATTTCCAGATTTTATCTGAAGGTATTTCAAGATTCAATAAGGAGTGCTGCAGATTTGTTTTTAATTCCATATCATCCAACTATAATTATCTAATCACCTTTCATCTCTTCTAGTTCAGTATAGCAGCTTCGGGAATTTAGATGATACAGTTGAAGGAATAGTGTAGTGTAGCTCTGCTCAGTGAGGTGGAAGTTTGAAGATGCTGAAGATGGGCTGGCAAAATTGGGCTCGTTGATATAAATTCAAGAGATTGATCAGTAATAGTAGTTTATAATgcaatatatataattactaAAATATACATGCTTGGATAAAAATATTTTGGTGGGCATGTGAACTAGAAACATTACTTGTCACAACGATAAAAGTTTCAAGCTAAAAGTTTCAGTTTTGAATCCATAATaatacaattttttaatttaattaatttatcaaatgaaaaaaatgatggCATTAATAGCCTTATTGAATGAGCCAGAGTTTGTTTGTAGAATTTCCATCTTTTGTATAAAAACTGCTAGTACAGAATTTCGTTTTATTGGGGCCAAGAAAACCCAACTCTTTGCAGCTCATTACCCAACGATTTATGTCTTAGATGATTTGGGAAGTAATTACACTCGATGCTGATGGCTCATGTTATGCCTACACCAAAATAGCTCCAAGAACAGATACACACAAACAAGAAATCCAATGCCCTAACAATCTAGAAGATAATATATACGTGGTTCGGTTAAAATCAACCTACGTCCACAGCAGAGTCACCAAATATCAATTAGAACTGTGAAGAATTAATGTTTACAAGTACAAGATTCACTcaagaagatgaaagagaagacTAATCTATCAAGATCTCTCAAGTTTCTCTCACCACTTCAGTAACCAGaatctcaaaaaagaaaactcACTCTATAACACTCTGTAATGCAAAAGCAATTGTAATAAGCCGAAACTCAAAAAtatatctttttttaaaaaataattaatatatttctcttgatgatattatatttgtaataaataaatacatgcataaataagtaacattttaacatcgacttacataataactaatatgCAAGTTTTAGAGGTATAAAGAtgcaacaattttattaaatgagtatcattttttaatttttacgtttaaatattttatgttaaatattggattaaaaatacagagaagtgaaatgatgagtataactttataatattaaatttttaatattgaatcaaaatacatttcacaaacttTTAGAAAAAACATCTTATTGTACTAATTTTATAAGCAAGTAATCAAATAacgagaaaattttcatataatcaagcaAACACATTATTTTCGGGTTAGCCCTACAGGGTTTCGGGTTAATTTCGGGCCGACCCTATCGGGTGTCGGGCTATTCGCTTACAAGCTATTCGGGTTGTAATTTTATCGagttgaaaatttttagccctaACCCTCTCGGATTGGCTAgttaatcgggccagcccacagCTTTGagctggattgacatccctaaataTATGTACTTCAAGTGCATAGatctcaaatatatatattttgaaaattattttggTACGTAATATAATCACCTTTTCTATATACATGGGTATTTCATTCTCtagaaatttttgaattttacaGCAGAATttgtgaaagaaaaaaaaaatcgtgcaTAGATAATTTACATAATTTTACAAGAAACCATTTGAGGACAACATTAGGTATTGTTGGCAATATTTGATGCTACTTTGAAGTAAGAGTTGGTATTATTTGAacatttcatttaaataaacaaaacataagaaaaaactagaaattatattattctttataaacaaataaatctcaaattaaagctttATTGACCCAAGAAATAATGGAAGGACGACATTTAGAATACAAATACAAACTTATGATTATCATAATATTGCTCCACTAAGATATTGCTCCACCAAGATTATTGCTCCACTAAGATAAGTTCCACAAAGAATAACTTGTTAAAGAGAAAGATCTGCAATACAAATTGATTGAACCGTCAGAGGGGTTAATGTTATTTTCCAGTCCTAATGCTTTGAATCATTATAATAAGAATTTGTATACCTTTAATTAATAGTACATGTTTCACAGTACAGCTTGGTTTCAAGGGAGACCAAGTCTTTGGGGGTGAGGATGATTTTCAAAACTGGGTGGATTGTGGTGTTTGGGGTAATTGTTTAATATTAACACATGTTTCCAAATTGGACAAATTAGGATAATAATCTATTTATTTCTTCTTGCATACTTTGTTGTACTTTTTGGAAGATAAACACAGAACAAACATATGAATTTTCTTTACAGTTCAATATTTTTGTTAGGGTTAATTTTAGGGGTATTGGCCTGTAAATACtcgaatttttttcattttctagttttgcaccccaactttaaaatttgcatataaatactcgaactttgtattttttctgattttgtaCTCTACGAATTTAACCCCCAAAACGTTGCTAAAATGGCAGTTAGATTGACATCGCAAATATACAATTACATGTTCTAAATCTCACATTGACAACAAATTTATCTGTTTCGTTATGAACTTCAAACTTCCCTCTCAATCTGGCTGTCATCTCATTAACGAAGTATACccaattttatttgatttttaaccaacacttttttttttgttaattaatacacaaactttgagcTTTTTGAAATTTACCCTAAATTACTCATATTTAATCATAGGTGGACGTGATGACGCGACAATCTAAGCGGCAATTTGAATTGAAACAACATCGTACATCAAGATTTAGCTATATCGGatttaacaacatcttttcgaTTCGAATTGCCACTTAGATTGTTGTTGCGTAGCCAATTCAAATGAAAAATACCACATAATAAAATTTTGGCATCCACATATGTTAGGTCTGGAGGGtttcgaataggtgtatggggggtaatacacctataggctatttttgaaaatgaaacttcaagcacaaactgactcaaccttttAGTTAAAAGAGTTTTACCAAagcaaggttgacgactgatactgagtACTcctcagtaaagagttatcagttaagtcagagactttaactgatacacgtaaagcttcagtcgagtttgttgaACAGAGaaatgttatgaatcttactgattatccgaagataaatcagttagactaataacacacgcagcggaaaacttttatttcgaaatagcctgtgagattaaacacgttgtcagaaattaaatttctctttgcagttaatcagttttcagttggaGAAGGTTTGTGCACAATTAAGAATGTAAAAACTGAAatctgtaaacaacacagagatttttatgtggttcggaaaatactttctacgtccacggtcagttgatcagaccgacaacttcactgggcatgtgcttacgggtgcacagcaaacctggacaactgaagatcatatcttcagtaccaacacacctggttggatttctcactcttagcatACACTCGGTAAATCGCTCGTTGGTGATTTGACGGCCTCCGGTAAATAACGGCGGCGCCACCACCGTTGAAAGTCGTCGTCGATCGACGGAGTTTTGTCAGAGTTTTACCGGCGGCAGGGGCCtccggtgattagcggcggcgctACCACTGCCAGTAATGTTGaccggacggcggtggcgccACTCGCCGGATCAGCGGTGTTTGCCGAAATAATAGCAACTGCCAGCGGTAATGTTGACCGGATGACAGTGGCGCTATTGTCGGACGTCACCgacagccaccgccgccgccggtgATTAACGGCGGCAgctcgccgtcggtaattattttattttattttattttattattttcttatttatttattttatttatttatttataccccataagtattttcgtatttatacattATTGCATACGTTAGACAAaattcccagtcggtcacccatcttagttgtgctctaagtcaaacacgcttaaccttgaagttcctttcgagtggTCACTAGTACAGAACACTCTATTATTAAtatatctagtacctattaatttatttaaactctatttcaatatacaatatcatactTTCATAAtattagaatatgtcgagatgatatccaagagATGTCGTTAATTACTGATCGGTCTCGTTttcgtccttatttttatgtcgaaaaaatattaattaattattattattattattattattattattattattattattattattattattattattattattattatttatcaatctagtttataaacaataagtattttaatttgatatttgtaatgtattttgaattcaatTGCATACGTTGAATTCAATCTagattaacttttttttttaagtacatATATTTTTTGACTTAATTATACAATCACAATAAATAAGGGATTGAGAATGAGGtaaatgcaatgttgtttcaaaacatgaaataaatagttcaacaaaacataaatgtaaaaataaaGTGCAAGTGTAATGTTGTTCCAAtacatgaaataaatagttcaacaaaatataaatacataaaagtCAGGACGATTGACCGGGGATCAGAGACCTAATCATCAGTAGGGGATCGAGGTAACTGACCCGATTGCCTCATAAACTCCTCAAACATAACCATCCGCTGCACAAGGGCCACACATGCCGCTCGTTCGGCCTCAAGTGTTGCTCGTTCTGCAGCCCTGTCCTCGTCCGCCTTTTGcaggcgctcctccagcgtggagatccatGTCTCATACAACTGCTGAGACATCCCGGAAGTGTCAGTGCTGTgagtagaccccctactaacctGGCTCACACCGGCACTTTCAGTGCCGTAGAGCTGTGACCTACCGAGCTGTACGAGCTCCAACTAGACCTCATCCAGTCGGTTCTCTCGTCCAGTCTCAACAGCAATGCAATGAATCTTTGcttaattcatacataacaatgcataattgttagaaaataaatacatttcactatgtattactaatatttgattaCTTTAATCAAAGGAAATTTCggcagcataaccccactatcctaactaccaagttctcgactctaccagcagctatGTTAACCATAGTGGTTCTAATTTACTAAATCTATCCGCTAAGTCTACCTGGCCCCAATTGTTCAAGCAATACAATATAAAATaagcaataattaaattaaaaacagtCATTTGTTGAGAGAAGATCATTAAGAagtaatcaatttctatcc harbors:
- the LOC131012858 gene encoding probable LRR receptor-like serine/threonine-protein kinase At3g47570 — translated: MEIKFHCIFAYAFLISISFQMLSCVAKQPTSLATDQTALLSLKQHIISDPSRILATNWTNSSSVCSWIGVTCSLRHQRVAALNLSNMALSGTIPPQLGHLSFLIYLNLKSNLFHGDLPQELSLLRRLKFISLRLNNFTGDIPPMFGQLPKLEYLNLRNNSFTGSIPKSLSNLTNLQFLSLSSNSLSGEIPKEFARLQSLKNLYVEFNRLSGAIPSAIFNISSLVAIDLTGNELSGSLPTDMCSKLPSLTGIHLSKNQLSGAIPTNVSQCSRLEVLSLSFNSFSGQIPSQIGYLTSLQILYLGTNNLNGILPHEIGNLQSLVAIAAEQNEIGGSIDFSIFMNMSSLQILALWRNKFTGNLTRDVGNITMLTSLELQENYLTGLIPSEIGQLYQLDSLDLDFNRLSGSIPHELFNISTLQILSVVENALSGVLPTHLCHASPFLQRLYLGGNSMSGAIPNSISNCSQLTMLSLRNNKFSGYIPTHLGNLRLLQKLELGSNNLTQAPSSSFITSLSNCRFLTRLEFGDNPLYGIIPTSVGNLSSSLREFLAFSCKFSGSIPVVIGNLSNLIILDLTINELSGNIPLTIRHLHELQGLYMFDNLLGGSIPHAVCDLFSLDTLSISRNQFSGSIPKCLGDVSSLRNIFLDSNILNSSLPPSLWGLKDLINLDLSSNSLNGCLPQEISNLGAAIYINLSMNQLSDSIPSAIGKLQNLVDLSLANNRLEGSIPVSMKSMISLVTLDLSYNNLSGSIPKSLEALQHLDYFNVSFNNLSGEIPNGGSFRNFTTDSFTGNEALCGIPRFHVRICPAISNHKSKRKKVERASFIVFGIVAFISLFSLAFIVVRYQRKDKTTKEVDEMISIVPERISYYELLQATEQFSESNLLGTGSSCSVFKGILNNGKDIAIKVFNMQLEGISRRFDVECEILRSIRHRNLTSVISSCSNEEFKALVLEYMPKGNLEKWLYSHNYCLNLMERLNIMIDVASALEYLHHGYSTPIVHSDLKPSNVLLDEDMVAHVSDFGIAKLLCDGDSFVLTNTLATLGYIAPEYGSEGLVSTRCDVYSYGVMLIETFTRKRPSDDMFCGDMSLKRWVELSLMEIVDEVMDANLVMNLEEEMIGKNMQCVSSILELALKCSADSPGDRINMKQAHAELQKIKHRFSQ